The following proteins are encoded in a genomic region of Takifugu rubripes chromosome 9, fTakRub1.2, whole genome shotgun sequence:
- the LOC105416930 gene encoding cytosolic 5'-nucleotidase 1A: protein MVFTIPNTDVPQKDADRATVVAVTSRAVFELDESDDVCRLGVAHPLLQALQRVNECLLEKNPNESLLFDVILMISDSQQQQQRSRIISSTRHHGLQVSKFCFCSEDNLVEGLLQNQVHLFLTTDINEVQRVSHKGVLSGLLDQEQTFCPSDQLRVMICGDAILQPNSRQQYLQSFLAHIGEMRQRFDFFNAPLAIVLVTPHGGRDSCSSALKRLRSHGVNVDEAYCLAGAPRGPIMSVLRPHFLLNDGVDSLEEL, encoded by the exons ATGGTCTTCACGATCCCAAACACTGACGTGCCACAG AAAGACGCCGATCGCGCTACTGTTGTCGCGGTAACGTCTCGCGCAGTGTTTGAGCTGGACGAGAGCGATGACGTGTGCAGACTGGGCGTGGCTCACCCCCTGCTGCAG GCTCTTCAGCGAGTGAATGAATgtctcctggagaaaaacccCAATGAATCACTTTTGTTTGACGTCATCCTGATGATCTCAGAcagccaacaacaacagcagaggtCCCGCATCATTAGCAGTACCAGGCATCACG GTCTTCAAGTAAGCAAATTCTGTTTTTGTAGTGAGGACAATTTGGTTGAGGGTTTACTGCAAAATCAGGTACATCTGTTCTTGACGACGGACATCAATGAGGTGCAGCGGGTGTCGCATAAAG GGGTTTTGTCAGGGCTACTGGATCAAGAACAGACTTTCTGTCCATCAGATCAGCTCAGAGTCATGATCTGTGGCGACGCCATCCTCCAGCCCAACAGTAGACAGCAGTATCTTCAG AGTTTCTTGGCTCATATTGGTGAGATGCGGCAGAGGTTTGACTTCTTCAATGCCCCTCTGGCCATTGTCCTGGTGACGCCCCATGGTGGCAGGGACAGCTGCAGTAGCGCCTTGAAGAGGCTGCGATCCCACGGAGTGAATGTGGATGAGGCATACTGTCTGGCTGGGGCCCCGCGAGGGCCCATCATGTCTGTGCTTCgacctcacttcctgctcaATGACGGTGTTGACAGCCTGGAGGAGTTATAA
- the LOC101075080 gene encoding GRAM domain-containing protein 4-like → MRKRLDRIRFRGQKREDFVDLAESPNTSDTECSEDIVNKSQSSLRYSEELRDVDGGEPQSDAQAGSFSAALQDDSRSDLVEIKGHLEIALLEKHFLQEELRKLKEESNVDSLRQELEKERSRCGELEQKINDMLRSSLEDSPSLRPKAPPPLVPTGSIKEKPKDTLSDTLWKWVYDHFGVYIEDFRFQPEVHTVETEEPLSAKRLTENMRRLKRGFRPVTNFMRNLSALSSWYSVYTSAIAFIVYMYAAWNGWTIPMFLFLALLRLSLNYLIARGWRIQWSIVPEVSEPVEPPKEDLTVSEKFQLVLDVAQRAQNLFGKLANILEKIRNLFIWVQPELTQKLFVGLLVAFISSCLLPYKLLGFIIGMYAGIKFFIIDFIFKRCPKLRQRFDTPYIIWTNLPTDLQLKERSNTLMSRRLPAAGARGSVGATAPLVNRDEDGGRYYSTKRGAFHEVFNLPESERPLAVCENGWRCCLINRDRRTPTDYIRNGVLYVTENHLCFESSNSKRNKVIKLTDIIDIQKYKVLSVLPGSGMGISIATPSTQKPMVFGAMMHRDEAFDAIYAQYLQTSTAAATITPET, encoded by the exons ATGCGGAAGCGCCTGGACAGGATCCGGTTCCGCGGCCAAAAACGGGAGGATTTTGTGGATTTGGCTGAGTCACCAAACACTTCTGACACAGAATGCTCAGAAGACATTGTGAATAAATCTCAGTCCTCCCTCCGCTattcagaggagctgagggatGTGGATGGAGGAGAACCTCAGAGTGATGCACAG GCAGGATCATTTTCTGCCGCTCTCCAGGATGATTCTCGATCCGACCTAGTTGAGATCAAAGGTCATCTAGAAATCGCCTTGTTAGAGAAACACTTCTTAC AGGAGGAACTGAGGAAACTGAAAGAGGAGTCTAATGTGGACTCGCTGagacaggagctggagaaggagcgcAGCAGATGTGGCgagctggagcagaagatcAACGACATGCTGAGATCCAG CCTCGAGGACTCTCCGTCTTTGAGACCtaaagctccgccccctctcgtGCCTACAGGCAGCATTAAAG AAAAACCTAAGGATACTCTTTCAGACACCCTCTGGAAATGGGTTTATGATCATTTTGGCGTGTATATCGAGGACTTCCGCTTTCAACCGGAGGTGCACACGGTGGAGACGGAGGAGCCGCTGAGTGCCAAGAG GTTGACAGAAAACATGAGGCGTCTCA AGCGAGGGTTCAGGCCAGTGACCAACTTCATGAGGAACCTTTCTGCTTTATCAAGCTGGTACTCGGTCTACACATCAGCCATCGCCTTCATC GTTTACATGTATGCTGCCTGGAACGGCTGGACCATCCCAATGTTCCTGTTCCTCGCTCTCCTCCGGCTCTCCTTGAATTATCTTATTGCCAG GGGTTGGAGAATTCAGTGGAGCATTGTGCCTGAAGTCTCAGAGCCCGTG GAGCCCCCTAAAGAAGATCTGACAGTGTCCGAGAAGTTCCAGCTGGTTCTAGACGTCGCCCAGAGAGCTCAG AATCTGTTTGGGAAGTTGGCAAACATCCTGGAGAAAATACGGAA TTTGTTCATATGGGTTCAGCCTGAGTTGACTCAGAAGCTGTTTGTGGGTCTGTTGGtggccttcatctcctcctgcctgCTGCCATACAAACTTCTGGGCTTCATCATAG GCATGTATGCTGGCATAAAGTTCTTCATCATCGACTTTATCTTCAAGAGGTGCCCCAAGCTGAGGCAGCGCTTCGACACCCCATACATCATTTGGACCAATTTACCCACGGACCTGCAGCTAAAGGAGCGCAGCAACACCCTGATGAGCAGACGG CTTCCTGCAGCGGGGGCTCGGGGAAGTGTCGGCGCCACGGCTCCTCTGGTCAATCGGGATGAGGACGGTGGGCGATACTACAGCACCAAGAGAGGAGCTTTTCATGAAGTCTTCAACCTTCCAGAGAGTGAGCGTCCCCTGGCAG TGTGTGAGAATGGCTGGCGCTGCTGCCTCATCAACAGAGACCGGAGGACGCCAACCGATTACATCCGTAATGGAGTCCTCTACGTCACTGAGAA CCACCTTTGTTTCGAAAGCTCCAACTCCAAAAGGAACAAAGTCATTAAACTGACTGACATCATTGATATTCAGAAG TACAAAGTTCTGTCTGTTCTGCCTGGCTCTGGGATGGGCATCTCCATAGCAACTCCATCAACACAAAAG CCGATGGTGTTTGGTGCTATGATGCACAGAGACGAGGCCTTCGACGCTATTTACGCACAGTACCTTCAGACCAGCACCGCAGCAGCCACCATCACACCAGAAACATGA
- the cdhr5b gene encoding cadherin-related family member 5 isoform X2 → MEGSHSHLTVTTFLAFLVLSQLQASIQAQDACPESSALEIPENNNVGDLVTTIDIPPGATLRLNPPQGSVNPFFLNGTQLLAAIVFDAEQYTTLTAGLVCQKPASSPVSFSVTVVVANVNDNPPVFPQTVYQFNVSELSPENTVLGRVEAQDLDKLDLYYRLDGETSGFKLSSPTVPEILVQSLLDYDKVKNVSLTLFVQDTLPGVSPSYNTSTTIEITILDVDNRPPWFQPCTVYEAGTNLICSSSGYTGRVTLNKKETEPLKLNPGPLYAIDGDSGINEEITYTILGGDDGNLFQIDPITGNISMQKEADTLETITLTVLAAQKINTFQVSSTSVTINVLVESLHLPTFQSPRYQGTVTGVGIMAMDMKNEPLQFLATDADYAATGGLNPNIIYYIDGNSNFSIVGGYLFMTKNLTEATLNLQVVAKDTYNDETATAELLLEVKSVVVPSGGYGSNDMVALGATLGVLLCVCLAIIAFLIIHIRRDRGDWKKLHEINQFKSSLNKGLGGKKEGIQYTNDAFSKDEDGSSTRSGSPNGGTIIQPVEPDTMARDLEKYLSPEEPSVLVQDDAASQSGLDSDDKEKEVRPILTKGRRQDEGYKSVWFKEDIDPEAKEEVVIIPDSRENDSDEEDQEQTDGNREEKEEDTKMPKTRVVFKDTELDREGELSQDDEVLNINL, encoded by the exons ATGGAGGGGAGTCATTCGCACCTGACGGTGACCACCTTCTTGGCTTTTCTGGTTCTGAGTCAGCTTCAAGCGTCCATTCAGGCCCAGGACG CCTGTCCGGAATCTAGCGCTCTAGAAATTCCAGAAAACAACAATGTGGGCGATCTCGTGACGACAATTGACATCCCTCCCGGGGCGACATTGAGGCTGAATCCTCCTCAAGGCTCTGTCAACCCATTCTTTTTAAATGGTACCCAGCTGCTCGCTGCCATAGTTTTCGATGCTGAG caaTACACAACTCTTACCGCTGGACTGGTCTGCCAAAAACCCGCAAGCAGTCCG GTTTCCTTCAGCGTTACTGTAGTCGTGGCCAATGTGAACGACAACCCTCCGGTGTTTCCACAGACAGTCTACCAGTTCAACGTCAGTGAG CTGTCTCCTGAGAACACAGTGTTGGGACGGGTTGAGGCCCAGGATTTAGACAAGCTTGATCTCTACTACAGACTGGACGGAGAAACT AGCGGCTTTAAGCTCTCGTCACCTACTGTCCCGGAAATCCTCGTCCAGTCACTTCTGGATTACGACAAAGTCAAAAACGTCTCGCTCACGTTGTTCGTTCAG GACACGTTGCCTGGTGTCAGTCCATCCTACAACACCTCCACCACTATAGAGATTACCATTCTTGACGTGGACAATAGGCCGCCTTGGTTCCAGCCCTGCACCGTGTACGAGGCCGGGACCAATCTGATCTGCTCCAGCTCTGGTTACACTGGCCGGGTCACCTTAAATAAGAAAGAG ACTGAACCTTTAAAGCTGAATCCTGGACCCCTATATGCCATCGATGGGGACTCTGGGATTAATGAGGAGATAACATACACAATCTTGGGGG GAGATGATGGCAACCTTTTTCAGATTGACCCCATCACGGGCAACATTAGCATGCAGAAAGAAGCCGACACACTAGAGACCATTACTCTGACCGTGCTG GCCGCTCAGAAGATCAACACCTTTCAggtctcctccacctccgtcaCCATCAACGTGCTGGTGGAGAGTCTGCATCTCCCAACGTTTCAGAGTCCTCGGTACCAGGGCACCGTCACCGGCGTGGGCATTATGGCGATGGACATGAAGAACGAGCCCCTGCAGTTCCTTGCCACAGACGCTGACTACGCTGCCACGGGG ggTCTAAATCCCAACATTATTTACTACATTGATGGCAACAGCAATTTCTCCATCGTCGGGGGCTACCTGTTCATGACAAAGAATCTCACAGAGGCCACATTAAATCTGCAA GTGGTGGCAAAAGATACGTATAATGACGAAACTGCtacagctgagctgctgctggaggtcaaATCAG TGGTTGTGCCATCGGGGGGCTACGGATCAAACGACATGGTGGCGCTGGGTGCAACCCTGGGCGTCCTGCTGTGCGTCTGCCTGGCTATAATTGCCTTTCTCATCATCCATATTCGAAGGGACAGGGGGGACTGGAAGAAGCTCCATGAAATCAACCAGTTTAAAAGCTCT CTGAATAAAGGTTTGGGTGGTAAGAAGGAAGGTATCCAGTACACCAACGATGCCTTCAGTAAAGATGAAGATGGGAGCAGCACTAGGTCTGGCAGCCCCAATGGGGGAACCATAATCCAGCCCGTGGAGCCAGACACAATGGCACGGGATTTGGAGAAGTATCTGAGCCCAGAGGAGCCTTCAGTGCTGGTCCAAGATGATGCTGCGAGCCAGTCGGGCTTAGACAGCGAcgacaaagaaaaggaagtgaGGCCCATTCTGACCAAGGGCAGACGACAGGACGAGGGGTACAAGTCAGTCTGGTTCAAGGAGGATATCGACCCCGAAGCAAAGGAGGAGGTGGTCATCATCCCAGACAGCAGAGAGAACGACAGTGACGAGGAAGACCAGGAGCAGACAGACGGcaacagagaagagaaggaagaggacaCAAAAATGCCAAAGACCAGAGTCGTCTTTAAGGACACAGAGCTGGACCGTGAAGGAGAGCTCTCACAGGATGATGAGGTGCTGAATATCAATCTATAA
- the cdhr5b gene encoding cadherin-related family member 5 isoform X1 codes for MEGSHSHLTVTTFLAFLVLSQLQASIQAQDACPESSALEIPENNNVGDLVTTIDIPPGATLRLNPPQGSVNPFFLNGTQLLAAIVFDAEQYTTLTAGLVCQKPASSPVSFSVTVVVANVNDNPPVFPQTVYQFNVSELSPENTVLGRVEAQDLDKLDLYYRLDGETSGFKLSSPTVPEILVQSLLDYDKVKNVSLTLFVQDTLPGVSPSYNTSTTIEITILDVDNRPPWFQPCTVYEAGTNLICSSSGYTGRVTLNKKETEPLKLNPGPLYAIDGDSGINEEITYTILGGDDGNLFQIDPITGNISMQKEADTLETITLTVLAAQKINTFQVSSTSVTINVLVESLHLPTFQSPRYQGTVTGVGIMAMDMKNEPLQFLATDADYAATGGLNPNIIYYIDGNSNFSIVGGYLFMTKNLTEATLNLQVVAKDTYNDETATAELLLEVKSGPKTTTVPPTTTKDKTTDHVSPTSPSSSTDGTGLTTTPSVTTTKPGDPTGGPGLTTTPSSTTTKPGDPTGGPGLTTTPSSTTTKPGDPTGGPGLTTTPSSTTTKPGDPTGGPGLTTTPSSTTTKPGDPTGGPGLTTTPSSTTTKPGDPTGGPGLTTTPSSTTTKPGDPTGGPGLTTTPSSTTTKPGEPTDGPGLTTTPSSTTTKPSEPTDGTGFTTTPSRTTNHPSLSTTKSSTQDSNTTAEPSPTSNGTVPTANTALPLTVVVPSGGYGSNDMVALGATLGVLLCVCLAIIAFLIIHIRRDRGDWKKLHEINQFKSSLNKGLGGKKEGIQYTNDAFSKDEDGSSTRSGSPNGGTIIQPVEPDTMARDLEKYLSPEEPSVLVQDDAASQSGLDSDDKEKEVRPILTKGRRQDEGYKSVWFKEDIDPEAKEEVVIIPDSRENDSDEEDQEQTDGNREEKEEDTKMPKTRVVFKDTELDREGELSQDDEVLNINL; via the exons ATGGAGGGGAGTCATTCGCACCTGACGGTGACCACCTTCTTGGCTTTTCTGGTTCTGAGTCAGCTTCAAGCGTCCATTCAGGCCCAGGACG CCTGTCCGGAATCTAGCGCTCTAGAAATTCCAGAAAACAACAATGTGGGCGATCTCGTGACGACAATTGACATCCCTCCCGGGGCGACATTGAGGCTGAATCCTCCTCAAGGCTCTGTCAACCCATTCTTTTTAAATGGTACCCAGCTGCTCGCTGCCATAGTTTTCGATGCTGAG caaTACACAACTCTTACCGCTGGACTGGTCTGCCAAAAACCCGCAAGCAGTCCG GTTTCCTTCAGCGTTACTGTAGTCGTGGCCAATGTGAACGACAACCCTCCGGTGTTTCCACAGACAGTCTACCAGTTCAACGTCAGTGAG CTGTCTCCTGAGAACACAGTGTTGGGACGGGTTGAGGCCCAGGATTTAGACAAGCTTGATCTCTACTACAGACTGGACGGAGAAACT AGCGGCTTTAAGCTCTCGTCACCTACTGTCCCGGAAATCCTCGTCCAGTCACTTCTGGATTACGACAAAGTCAAAAACGTCTCGCTCACGTTGTTCGTTCAG GACACGTTGCCTGGTGTCAGTCCATCCTACAACACCTCCACCACTATAGAGATTACCATTCTTGACGTGGACAATAGGCCGCCTTGGTTCCAGCCCTGCACCGTGTACGAGGCCGGGACCAATCTGATCTGCTCCAGCTCTGGTTACACTGGCCGGGTCACCTTAAATAAGAAAGAG ACTGAACCTTTAAAGCTGAATCCTGGACCCCTATATGCCATCGATGGGGACTCTGGGATTAATGAGGAGATAACATACACAATCTTGGGGG GAGATGATGGCAACCTTTTTCAGATTGACCCCATCACGGGCAACATTAGCATGCAGAAAGAAGCCGACACACTAGAGACCATTACTCTGACCGTGCTG GCCGCTCAGAAGATCAACACCTTTCAggtctcctccacctccgtcaCCATCAACGTGCTGGTGGAGAGTCTGCATCTCCCAACGTTTCAGAGTCCTCGGTACCAGGGCACCGTCACCGGCGTGGGCATTATGGCGATGGACATGAAGAACGAGCCCCTGCAGTTCCTTGCCACAGACGCTGACTACGCTGCCACGGGG ggTCTAAATCCCAACATTATTTACTACATTGATGGCAACAGCAATTTCTCCATCGTCGGGGGCTACCTGTTCATGACAAAGAATCTCACAGAGGCCACATTAAATCTGCAA GTGGTGGCAAAAGATACGTATAATGACGAAACTGCtacagctgagctgctgctggaggtcaaATCAG GTCCGAAAACCACCACTGTCCCACCGACCACCACAAAAGACAAGACCACAGATCACGTTTCCCCAACCAGCCCCAGTAGTTCCACGGACGGCACCGGCTTAACGACTACCCCGTCAGTGACCACCACCAAACCCGGTGACCCCACAGGTGGTCCTGGTTTGACAACTActccctccagcaccaccaccaaacCCGGTGACCCCACAGGTGGTCCTGGTTTGACGACTActccctccagcaccaccaccaaacCCGGTGACCCCACAGGTGGTCCTGGTTTGACGACTActccctccagcaccaccaccaaacCCGGTGACCCCACAGGCGGTCCTGGTTTGACGACTActccctccagcaccaccaccaaacCCGGTGACCCCACAGGTGGTCCTGGTTTGACGACTActccctccagcaccaccaccaaacCCGGTGACCCCACAGGTGGTCCTGGTTTGACGACTActccctccagcaccaccaccaaacCCGGTGACCCCACAGGTGGTCCTGGTTTGACGACTActccctccagcaccaccaccaaacCCGGTGAGCCCACAGATGGTCCTGGTTTGACGACTActccctccagcaccaccaccaaacCCAGTGAGCCTACAGATGGTACCGGTTTCACGACTACTCCTTCCAGGACCACGAACCACCCCAGTTTGTCCACCACCAAGTCCTCGACTCAAGACAGTAATACAACCGCTGAACCCAGTCCAACCAGTAATGGAACTGTCCCTACGGCCAACACAGCTCTCCCTCTAACAG TGGTTGTGCCATCGGGGGGCTACGGATCAAACGACATGGTGGCGCTGGGTGCAACCCTGGGCGTCCTGCTGTGCGTCTGCCTGGCTATAATTGCCTTTCTCATCATCCATATTCGAAGGGACAGGGGGGACTGGAAGAAGCTCCATGAAATCAACCAGTTTAAAAGCTCT CTGAATAAAGGTTTGGGTGGTAAGAAGGAAGGTATCCAGTACACCAACGATGCCTTCAGTAAAGATGAAGATGGGAGCAGCACTAGGTCTGGCAGCCCCAATGGGGGAACCATAATCCAGCCCGTGGAGCCAGACACAATGGCACGGGATTTGGAGAAGTATCTGAGCCCAGAGGAGCCTTCAGTGCTGGTCCAAGATGATGCTGCGAGCCAGTCGGGCTTAGACAGCGAcgacaaagaaaaggaagtgaGGCCCATTCTGACCAAGGGCAGACGACAGGACGAGGGGTACAAGTCAGTCTGGTTCAAGGAGGATATCGACCCCGAAGCAAAGGAGGAGGTGGTCATCATCCCAGACAGCAGAGAGAACGACAGTGACGAGGAAGACCAGGAGCAGACAGACGGcaacagagaagagaaggaagaggacaCAAAAATGCCAAAGACCAGAGTCGTCTTTAAGGACACAGAGCTGGACCGTGAAGGAGAGCTCTCACAGGATGATGAGGTGCTGAATATCAATCTATAA
- the LOC101075523 gene encoding ceramide kinase isoform X1, with protein sequence MEKPNRLLLLSELRVRNTAYDVSLSRSVLTWKRRSSSPVYHPFRPRFCVPSFSRRTDSGVCHNVPVSEIVAVREEEEENRDDGSWKKIKEREGKDCRQAFTVLYVERCQRHRWRCAEVTFACPDEALCQLWISSIREQLAATTSRPKHLLVYINPYGGKRKGKHIYELKVAPLFAQAGIRTHVIVTDYANHARDHLKTQAELKKFDGVVCVGGDGMFSEIIHGLIWRTQADNGRNLNSPEETLLPCSLRIGIIPAGSTDCICFATVGTNDPVTSALHIIVGDSQSMDVCSVHHNNTFLRYSVSLLGYGFYGDVLTDSERKRWMGPARYDLSGVKMFLTHHYYEGSVSYLPARDIIGTPRDPGRCHSGCSVCQHNGEKHSESAERYKMDIASESESDMEWRTIRGKFLAINAASMSCACPRSPKGLSPAAHLADGTTDLILVRKCSRFDFLRHLLRHTSKDDQFDLNFVEVHRVRRFCFTPRHCQSDSDLELDLRENGKRQIFSQICRDHPACGCTPAYSSWNCDGEILTHTAIDVRVHCQLIKLFARGIEEPTVFEDLTNPCAI encoded by the exons ATGGAGAAGCCGAACAGGCTGCTGCTTCTATCCGAGCTCCGCGTCAGAAACACCGCGTACGATGTGAGTCTGAGCCGCTCCGTGCTCACATGGAAGAGACGGAGCAGCAGCCCAGTGTACCATCCTTTCAGACCCA GGTTTTGCGTTCCTTCATTCTCTCGTCGGACAGATTCAG gTGTGTGTCACAACGTGCCCGTCTCAGAGATCGTCGCcgtgagagaggaagaggaggagaacagagacGATGGCAGCTGGAAAAAgattaaagagagagaaggaaaggacTGCAGGCAGGCCTTTACAG TGCTGTATGTGGAGAGGTGTCAGCGCCACCGCTGGCGGTGCGCTGAGGTCACCTTCGCCTGTCCAGACGAGGCCCTGTGTCAGCTGTGGATCAGCAGCATCAGGGAGCAGCTTGCAGCTACCA CCAGCAGACCCAAACACCTGCTGGTCTACATCAACCCCTACGGTGGGAAGAGGAAGGGCAAACACATCTACGAGCTAAAGGTCGCGCCGCTGTTTGCACAGGCCGGCATCCGCACGCACGTCATCG TGACCGATTATGCCAACCATGCCAGGGATCACCTGAAGACGCAGGCAGAGCTGAAGAAGTTTGACGG GGTGGTGTGCGTCGGCGGCGATGGAATGTTCAGTGAGATCATCCACGGTCTGATCTGGAGAACACAGGCAGACAACGGTAGAAATCTAAACTCTCCAGAGGAAACCCTGCTTCCCTGCTCGCTTCGCATCGGAATCATTCCCGCAG gCTCAACAGACTGTATCTGCTTTGCCACTGTTGGCACCAACGACCCCGTGACCTCTGCTCTGCACATCATCGTGG GGGACTCTCAGTCGATGGACGTGTGCTCAGTCCACCACAACAACACGTTCCTGCGATACTCCGTCTCTCTGCTGGGGTATGGTTTCTATGGTGACGTGCTAACTGACagcgagaggaagaggtggatgGGACCAGCCAGATACGACCTGTCAG GTGTGAAGATGTTCCTGACCCATCATTACTACGAGGGATCGGTGTCCTACCTGCCCGCCAGAGACATCATAGGAACACCCAGAGACCCTGGCAGGTGTCACTCCGG ATGTTCTGTATGTCAACACAATGGAGAGAAACATTCTGAGAGCGCTGAGAGGTACAAGATGGACATCGCGTCAGAGAGCG AGAGCGACATGGAGTGGAGGACGATCCGAGGGAAGTTCCTGGCTATAAATGCGGCCAGCATGAGCTGCGCGTGTCCCCGTAGTCCCAAAGGCCTCTCACCTGCCGCTCACCTGGCCGACGGCACCACTGACCTCATCCTGGTCCGCAAATGTTCCCGATTCGACTTCCTGAGACACCTCCTCCGACACACCAGCAAAGATGATCAG TTTGACCTGAACTTCGTGGAGGTCCACCGAGTGCGGCGTTTCTGCTTCACGCCTCGTCACTGCCAGAGTGACTCGGACCTGGAGCTGGACCTACGGGAGAACGGCAAACGGCAAATCTTCAGCCAGATCTGTCGAGACCACCCGGCTTGTGGATGCACCCCCGCCTACAGCAGCTGGAACTGCGACGGCGAAATCCTGACCCACACGGCCATCGACGTCAG AGTGCACTGCCAGTTGATCAAACTGTTCGCACGAGGGATTGAAGAGCCAACCGTGTTTGAGGATCTCACCAACCCTTGTGCAATATAG
- the LOC101075523 gene encoding ceramide kinase isoform X2 yields the protein MEKPNRLLLLSELRVRNTAYDVSLSRSVLTWKRRSSSPVYHPFRPSVCHNVPVSEIVAVREEEEENRDDGSWKKIKEREGKDCRQAFTVLYVERCQRHRWRCAEVTFACPDEALCQLWISSIREQLAATTSRPKHLLVYINPYGGKRKGKHIYELKVAPLFAQAGIRTHVIVTDYANHARDHLKTQAELKKFDGVVCVGGDGMFSEIIHGLIWRTQADNGRNLNSPEETLLPCSLRIGIIPAGSTDCICFATVGTNDPVTSALHIIVGDSQSMDVCSVHHNNTFLRYSVSLLGYGFYGDVLTDSERKRWMGPARYDLSGVKMFLTHHYYEGSVSYLPARDIIGTPRDPGRCHSGCSVCQHNGEKHSESAERYKMDIASESESDMEWRTIRGKFLAINAASMSCACPRSPKGLSPAAHLADGTTDLILVRKCSRFDFLRHLLRHTSKDDQFDLNFVEVHRVRRFCFTPRHCQSDSDLELDLRENGKRQIFSQICRDHPACGCTPAYSSWNCDGEILTHTAIDVRVHCQLIKLFARGIEEPTVFEDLTNPCAI from the exons ATGGAGAAGCCGAACAGGCTGCTGCTTCTATCCGAGCTCCGCGTCAGAAACACCGCGTACGATGTGAGTCTGAGCCGCTCCGTGCTCACATGGAAGAGACGGAGCAGCAGCCCAGTGTACCATCCTTTCAGACCCA gTGTGTGTCACAACGTGCCCGTCTCAGAGATCGTCGCcgtgagagaggaagaggaggagaacagagacGATGGCAGCTGGAAAAAgattaaagagagagaaggaaaggacTGCAGGCAGGCCTTTACAG TGCTGTATGTGGAGAGGTGTCAGCGCCACCGCTGGCGGTGCGCTGAGGTCACCTTCGCCTGTCCAGACGAGGCCCTGTGTCAGCTGTGGATCAGCAGCATCAGGGAGCAGCTTGCAGCTACCA CCAGCAGACCCAAACACCTGCTGGTCTACATCAACCCCTACGGTGGGAAGAGGAAGGGCAAACACATCTACGAGCTAAAGGTCGCGCCGCTGTTTGCACAGGCCGGCATCCGCACGCACGTCATCG TGACCGATTATGCCAACCATGCCAGGGATCACCTGAAGACGCAGGCAGAGCTGAAGAAGTTTGACGG GGTGGTGTGCGTCGGCGGCGATGGAATGTTCAGTGAGATCATCCACGGTCTGATCTGGAGAACACAGGCAGACAACGGTAGAAATCTAAACTCTCCAGAGGAAACCCTGCTTCCCTGCTCGCTTCGCATCGGAATCATTCCCGCAG gCTCAACAGACTGTATCTGCTTTGCCACTGTTGGCACCAACGACCCCGTGACCTCTGCTCTGCACATCATCGTGG GGGACTCTCAGTCGATGGACGTGTGCTCAGTCCACCACAACAACACGTTCCTGCGATACTCCGTCTCTCTGCTGGGGTATGGTTTCTATGGTGACGTGCTAACTGACagcgagaggaagaggtggatgGGACCAGCCAGATACGACCTGTCAG GTGTGAAGATGTTCCTGACCCATCATTACTACGAGGGATCGGTGTCCTACCTGCCCGCCAGAGACATCATAGGAACACCCAGAGACCCTGGCAGGTGTCACTCCGG ATGTTCTGTATGTCAACACAATGGAGAGAAACATTCTGAGAGCGCTGAGAGGTACAAGATGGACATCGCGTCAGAGAGCG AGAGCGACATGGAGTGGAGGACGATCCGAGGGAAGTTCCTGGCTATAAATGCGGCCAGCATGAGCTGCGCGTGTCCCCGTAGTCCCAAAGGCCTCTCACCTGCCGCTCACCTGGCCGACGGCACCACTGACCTCATCCTGGTCCGCAAATGTTCCCGATTCGACTTCCTGAGACACCTCCTCCGACACACCAGCAAAGATGATCAG TTTGACCTGAACTTCGTGGAGGTCCACCGAGTGCGGCGTTTCTGCTTCACGCCTCGTCACTGCCAGAGTGACTCGGACCTGGAGCTGGACCTACGGGAGAACGGCAAACGGCAAATCTTCAGCCAGATCTGTCGAGACCACCCGGCTTGTGGATGCACCCCCGCCTACAGCAGCTGGAACTGCGACGGCGAAATCCTGACCCACACGGCCATCGACGTCAG AGTGCACTGCCAGTTGATCAAACTGTTCGCACGAGGGATTGAAGAGCCAACCGTGTTTGAGGATCTCACCAACCCTTGTGCAATATAG